A stretch of Methanobrevibacter sp. YE315 DNA encodes these proteins:
- a CDS encoding nitroreductase family protein translates to MKLIIDEELCVACKQCMQVCIRDNIIVEDFAVETGGNCFECGHCMAICKQKAITLKSFEGKQDRIQDYNPREIPVEYEELLQFLKQRRSVRWFKNKKIDKETFDKLFEGAYYSPSAQNQQDVEFVVLDEKLDDFMNLVYEIIKVKEDEFFRIKEFGDYLKDNTTKEFHPLLWEGKQLILTFSTDKTSAVIANARLELLAYSLGLGGFYSLFILKADEINHDKLMEFFPKINKNKHMYSAFIIGYPKLRFRRTIPHKDINVTYF, encoded by the coding sequence ATGAAGCTAATAATTGATGAGGAGTTATGTGTTGCATGCAAACAATGCATGCAAGTTTGTATTCGTGACAATATCATTGTAGAAGATTTTGCAGTGGAAACTGGGGGCAATTGCTTCGAATGCGGACATTGTATGGCGATTTGCAAACAAAAAGCCATTACACTTAAGTCTTTTGAAGGTAAGCAAGACAGAATTCAAGATTATAATCCTCGTGAAATCCCTGTTGAATATGAGGAATTACTTCAATTTTTAAAACAGAGAAGGTCTGTGCGTTGGTTTAAAAATAAAAAAATTGATAAGGAAACATTTGATAAATTATTTGAAGGGGCTTATTACTCTCCTTCTGCTCAAAACCAGCAAGATGTTGAATTTGTAGTTTTGGATGAGAAACTTGACGATTTTATGAATCTTGTTTATGAAATCATTAAAGTTAAAGAAGATGAATTTTTTAGAATTAAAGAATTTGGCGATTATTTAAAAGATAACACTACAAAAGAATTCCATCCTTTATTATGGGAAGGAAAACAACTTATTTTAACATTTTCAACCGATAAAACAAGTGCGGTTATTGCAAATGCTCGTTTGGAATTACTTGCTTATTCATTGGGCTTAGGTGGATTTTATTCATTGTTTATTCTCAAAGCTGATGAAATTAATCATGATAAACTAATGGAATTTTTCCCAAAAATCAATAAAAATAAACATATGTATTCTGCTTTTATTATTGGATATCCTAAACTGAGATTTAGAAGAACAATCCCTCACAAGGACATAAATGTTACTTATTTTTAG
- a CDS encoding amidohydrolase family protein, whose protein sequence is MQTLIENVNVINPQEDLKTHQNVLIEDNFIKEISSDKISTKSKVDVIDGEDNYLLPGFIDCHTHIFAKGFHKEENMANPLGIHFYNAVPHSLQTINAGVTTIRDCGSADLGFKLAQQRKLFTAPKIHLSITPLVMTGGHFDLLLPSGWDMEIMYPGFPKGRCDGIEEVLKKTREVKRAGADFIKVMCSGGVLTTNTSPEFPQFNKKELKTIVCEANASNMKVSAHCHSLKGMNNCIDAGFSSIEHGTFIDKKTACKMVKNNVSLVPTLLVHQFLYKNGFPAWDSYADEKTAKLKEIVKVHKENIAAAYQEGVNILMGTDSGVIPHGHNLEELVHLTDIGMSEAEAMACGTIKAAEFLGQNNLGQVKENCVADLILVNSNPLDDVSILSDNDNVLNVFQDGELIK, encoded by the coding sequence ATGCAAACTCTAATTGAAAATGTAAATGTTATCAATCCACAGGAAGATTTAAAAACTCATCAAAATGTATTGATTGAAGATAATTTTATTAAGGAAATTTCTTCAGATAAAATATCTACAAAAAGCAAGGTTGATGTCATTGATGGGGAAGACAATTATTTGCTTCCAGGATTTATTGATTGTCACACTCACATTTTTGCAAAAGGTTTCCACAAGGAAGAGAATATGGCAAATCCATTAGGAATTCATTTTTATAATGCTGTTCCTCATTCACTACAGACAATCAATGCAGGTGTAACAACAATTAGGGATTGCGGATCTGCTGATTTGGGCTTTAAATTAGCTCAACAGAGAAAATTATTCACTGCTCCTAAAATCCATTTATCCATAACACCTCTTGTCATGACTGGAGGGCATTTTGACTTGCTCCTACCTTCCGGATGGGATATGGAGATAATGTACCCTGGTTTTCCAAAGGGAAGATGTGATGGTATTGAAGAAGTCTTAAAAAAGACTCGTGAAGTTAAAAGAGCAGGTGCTGATTTTATTAAGGTAATGTGCAGTGGAGGAGTTTTAACAACCAATACTTCACCGGAATTTCCACAATTCAATAAGAAAGAACTAAAAACCATTGTATGTGAAGCTAATGCAAGTAATATGAAAGTTTCAGCTCATTGTCATAGTTTAAAAGGGATGAACAACTGTATTGATGCAGGTTTTTCATCAATTGAACACGGAACATTCATTGATAAAAAAACAGCTTGTAAAATGGTTAAAAATAACGTTAGTTTAGTTCCGACCTTATTGGTTCATCAATTTTTATATAAGAATGGGTTCCCTGCTTGGGATAGCTATGCCGATGAAAAGACAGCTAAATTAAAGGAAATAGTTAAGGTTCACAAAGAAAATATTGCTGCTGCTTATCAGGAAGGTGTTAATATTTTAATGGGCACTGATAGTGGTGTTATTCCTCATGGACATAATCTGGAAGAATTGGTTCATTTAACCGACATTGGAATGAGTGAAGCTGAAGCAATGGCTTGCGGAACCATAAAGGCAGCGGAATTTTTAGGTCAAAACAATCTAGGTCAAGTAAAAGAAAATTGTGTGGCTGATTTGATTTTGGTTAATTCCAATCCTTTAGATGATGTTTCCATTTTAAGTGATAATGATAATGTTTTAAATGTTTTCCAAGATGGTGAATTGATTAAATGA
- a CDS encoding DUF126 domain-containing protein — protein MIKCRNIAKGKGKGELIVSSEPISFLGGVNPETGVIIDPNHELKGECIKDKVLFIPGGKGSTVGSYVIFQMMKNNTAPNAIICLNAEPIIATGAIMSDIPMVDSPAQTKDLTTGTLVEVDGDNGTIEIL, from the coding sequence ATGATTAAATGTAGAAATATTGCAAAAGGAAAAGGAAAGGGTGAATTAATTGTTTCATCAGAACCTATTAGCTTTCTTGGTGGGGTTAATCCAGAGACTGGTGTAATAATTGACCCTAATCATGAATTAAAAGGTGAATGCATAAAAGACAAGGTTCTGTTTATCCCTGGTGGAAAAGGTTCTACTGTGGGTTCTTATGTTATTTTCCAAATGATGAAGAACAATACAGCTCCTAATGCGATAATCTGTCTTAATGCAGAGCCAATTATAGCAACTGGAGCTATAATGTCTGATATTCCAATGGTGGACTCACCGGCCCAAACTAAAGATTTGACTACTGGAACTTTAGTTGAAGTTGATGGGGACAATGGAACAATTGAAATATTATAA
- a CDS encoding zinc-ribbon domain-containing protein — translation MVICPDCGKDVKEAKFCSNCGSRLPDAEPVEEEPVVEEVAEEVVEGPVEEEEVAEEVVDEPVVEEVVEGPVEEEEVAEEVVDEPVVEEVVEGPVEEEEVAEEVVDEPVVEEAAEVIDDTASQESEEETEKSETEEDTVKKSKFCSNCGTEVSIGTTFCPQCGFKFIQEEEQKTKFCQSCGEKININAEICPHCGVRVANIRSSEEKNVILSAILSIIFPGLGQLYLGLNKKGIIFILGYIISFILVFLLIGFILMPIIWIWALIDSIRSTEAINRGEHVEDELF, via the coding sequence ATGGTTATTTGTCCAGATTGTGGAAAAGATGTGAAAGAAGCAAAATTCTGTTCAAATTGTGGTTCTCGTCTTCCTGATGCAGAACCTGTTGAAGAGGAGCCTGTTGTTGAAGAGGTTGCTGAAGAGGTTGTTGAGGGGCCTGTTGAAGAGGAAGAGGTTGCTGAAGAGGTTGTTGATGAACCTGTTGTTGAAGAGGTTGTTGAGGGGCCTGTTGAAGAGGAAGAGGTTGCTGAAGAGGTTGTTGATGAACCTGTTGTTGAAGAGGTTGTTGAGGGGCCTGTTGAAGAGGAAGAGGTTGCTGAAGAGGTTGTTGATGAACCTGTTGTTGAAGAGGCTGCTGAAGTCATAGATGATACTGCTTCACAAGAGTCTGAAGAAGAAACTGAAAAATCTGAAACTGAAGAAGATACTGTTAAAAAATCTAAATTCTGCAGTAATTGCGGAACAGAAGTTAGTATAGGAACAACTTTTTGCCCTCAATGTGGTTTTAAATTTATTCAAGAAGAAGAACAGAAAACAAAATTCTGCCAATCATGCGGTGAAAAAATCAATATAAATGCTGAAATTTGTCCGCATTGTGGAGTAAGGGTAGCTAATATCAGGTCTTCTGAAGAAAAAAATGTAATATTATCTGCAATTTTAAGTATCATATTCCCTGGTTTAGGACAGTTATATCTTGGTTTGAATAAAAAAGGAATCATATTTATACTTGGTTATATAATTTCATTTATTCTTGTATTTTTACTCATAGGTTTTATTTTAATGCCAATTATTTGGATTTGGGCTTTAATTGACTCTATTAGATCAACAGAAGCTATCAATAGAGGAGAACATGTTGAGGATGAATTATTCTAA
- the truD gene encoding tRNA pseudouridine(13) synthase TruD, with protein MLNANTYVTTQEGIGGTIRNQYEDFYVEEIPEVIPEGEGPNVYVWIEKLGRTTLDVVLDIARDLHISRKRMGFAGMKDKKAITRQWICIANMDSEEQFKQVENLDIYKTDFLKIVRGRKKLRMGQLKGNKFKILIRDLDDIEKSADIANDVLKELEVTGVPNYFGWQRFGKPRTITHLVGEALVENNLEKAVQVYIGNPQSDEGEDNQMARQAFDDGNLEEALNLMGKGMRYEKMMVKELIRDSKKGELTDKSYMNALHALPKPLQRMFVHAYQSYLFNEAVSKRVEMGINKYIEGDIVIDSEEHIVRDKTPEEFQELIDNFQASPTCPLYGTKVPFAGGVVGEMEENILKNYNITREDFEVPKMPRLGSHGLRRSMRFQIWDASANATDDGVLCEFSINKGSYATAVLREIMKKDVI; from the coding sequence GTCATCCCGGAGGGTGAAGGACCTAACGTTTATGTATGGATTGAAAAATTAGGAAGAACCACCTTGGATGTTGTTTTGGATATCGCTCGTGATTTGCATATTTCAAGAAAGAGAATGGGCTTTGCAGGAATGAAAGATAAAAAGGCAATCACTCGCCAATGGATATGCATTGCCAACATGGACTCAGAGGAGCAATTCAAGCAGGTTGAAAACCTGGATATCTATAAGACTGATTTTTTAAAAATAGTTCGTGGCCGCAAAAAGCTTAGAATGGGCCAGCTTAAGGGAAACAAATTCAAGATTCTTATTAGGGATTTGGATGATATTGAAAAAAGTGCAGATATAGCAAACGATGTTTTAAAGGAATTGGAAGTCACAGGAGTTCCTAACTATTTCGGTTGGCAAAGGTTTGGAAAACCAAGAACAATAACTCATTTGGTCGGTGAAGCGCTTGTTGAAAATAATCTTGAAAAGGCTGTTCAAGTTTATATTGGCAATCCCCAAAGCGATGAGGGTGAAGACAATCAGATGGCAAGACAGGCATTTGATGACGGAAACCTTGAAGAAGCCCTTAATTTAATGGGTAAGGGAATGCGTTATGAAAAAATGATGGTTAAAGAATTGATTAGGGATTCTAAAAAAGGAGAATTAACTGACAAATCTTATATGAATGCATTGCATGCACTTCCTAAGCCACTTCAAAGAATGTTTGTCCACGCTTATCAATCATATTTGTTCAATGAGGCTGTAAGCAAAAGGGTTGAAATGGGAATAAACAAGTATATTGAAGGGGATATCGTAATTGATTCAGAAGAGCATATTGTTCGCGATAAGACTCCTGAAGAATTTCAGGAATTGATTGATAACTTCCAAGCCAGTCCAACATGCCCGTTATATGGTACAAAAGTCCCATTTGCAGGAGGGGTTGTTGGTGAAATGGAAGAAAACATTTTAAAGAATTATAATATTACAAGAGAAGATTTTGAAGTTCCAAAAATGCCTCGTTTGGGAAGTCATGGCCTTAGACGTTCAATGCGATTCCAAATTTGGGATGCATCAGCAAATGCAACAGATGATGGCGTTTTATGTGAATTTTCAATAAATAAGGGATCTTATGCAACTGCTGTTTTAAGAGAAATAATGAAAAAAGATGTGATTTAA